One genomic region from Opisthocomus hoazin isolate bOpiHoa1 chromosome Z, bOpiHoa1.hap1, whole genome shotgun sequence encodes:
- the RORB gene encoding nuclear receptor ROR-beta: MRAQIEVIPCKICGDKSSGIHYGVITCEGCKGFFRRSQQNNASYSCPRQRNCLIDRTNRNRCQHCRLQKCLALGMSRDAVKFGRMSKKQRDSLYAEVQKHQQRLQEQRQQQSGEAEALARVYSNSISNGLSNLNNETGSTYSNGHVIDLPKSEGYYNVDSAQPSPDQSGLDMTGIKQIKQEPLYDLTSVPNLFTYSSFNNGQLAPGISMTEIDRIAQNIIKSHLETCQYTMEELHQLAWQTHTYEEIKVYQSKTREALWQQCAIQITHAIQYVVEFAKRITGFMELCQNDQILLLKSGCLEVVLVRMCRAFNPLNNTVLFEGKYGGMQMFKALGSDDLVNEAFDFAKNLCSLQLTEEEIALFSSAVLISPDRAWLIEPRKVQKLQEKIYFALQHVIQKNHLDDETLTKLIAKIPTITALCNLHGEKLQVFKQSHPDIVNTLFPPLYKELFNPDSTTGCK, translated from the exons GGATTCTTTCGGAGGAGTCAGCAGAACAATGCCTCCTACTCCTGCCCAAGGCAGAGAAACTGTTTAATTGACAGAACCAACAGAAATCGTTGCCAACACTGCCGACTGCAGAAATGTCTTGCCCTGGGAATGTCTCGAGATG ctgtgaaGTTTGGAAGAATGTCCAAAAAGCAGAGGGATAGCTTGTACGCTGAAGTGCAGAAGCACCAGCAGCGACTGCAGGAGCAACGGCAGCAGCAGAGCGGTGAGGCAGAAGCCCTCGCCAGGGTTTACAGCAACAGCATCAGCAATGGCTTGAGCAACCTGAATAACGAAACTGGCAGCACCTACTCCAATGGGCATGTCATAGACCTGCCGAAGTCTGAGGGTTATTATAACGTGGATTCTGCCCAGCCTTCCCCAGACCAGTCTGGGTTAGACATGACTGGAATCAAACAGATAAAGCAGGAACCTCTCTATGACCTCACCTCTGTACCAAACTTGTTTACCTATAGCTCTTTCAACAATGGGCAGTTAGCTCCGGGGATATCCATGACTGAAATAG ATCGAATTGCACAGAATATCATTAAGTCTCATTTGGAGACATGTCAATATACAATGGAAGAACTACACCAGCTAGCGTGGCAGACCCACACATATGAAGAAATTAAGGTTTACCAGAGCAAG ACCAGAGAAGCTCTGTGGCAGCAGTGTGCCATTCAGATCACCCACGCTATCCAGTACGTGGTGGAGTTTGCAAAGCGCATAACAGGTTTCATGGAGCTCTGCCAGAATGACCAAATTCTCCTCCTCAAGTCAG GCTGCTTGGAAGTGGTTTTAGTGAGAATGTGCCGTGCCTTCAACCCACTCAACAATACTGTTCTGTTTGAAGGAAAGTATGGAGGGATGCAAATGTTTAAAGCCTTGG GTTCTGATGATCTGGTGAATGAAGCGTTTGATTTTGCAAAGAATTTATGTTCCTTACAGCTGACTGAGGAAGAGATTGCCTTGTTTTCATCTGCTGTTCTGATATCACCAG atCGAGCCTGGTTAATAGAGCCAAGGAAGGTCCAGAAGCTTCAGGAAAAGATTTACTTTGCACTTCAACATGTGATCCAGAAGAACCACCTCGACGATGAGACCTTGACAAAG TTAATAGCCAAGATACCAACCATTACTGCACTTTGCAACTTGCACGGAGAGAAACTACAGGTATTTAAACAATCTCATCCAGATATAGTGAACACACTGTTTCCTCCATTATACAAGGAGCTTTTCAATCCAGACTCAACCACTGGCTGCAAGTGA